The sequence below is a genomic window from Paenibacillus silvisoli.
CTGTTCATCCGACATTGACCTTCCAGGCTTGGTACGATATTGAAGAGGATTGGGATTATGCGTCCGTTCAAGTGCAAGAAGCGGGGTCTAACGTATGGACGACCGTTCCAGGAAACATCACGAAGGACAGCAATCCGAATAACCAAAATCCCGGTCACGGGATTACGGGTACATCAAACGGATGGCTGCCGGCTGCATTTGATTTAAGTGCATATGCTGGAAAACAAATTAGCATGAAGTTTAACTATTGGTCCGATCCTTATGTCGCTCAACGTGGATTCTACGCGGACGATATTCAAATCACCTCTGATGGCCAAACGATTCTATCGGATAATGCAGAAGGCGATACAGCGTTTAGTTTCCAAGGATTCGCAAAAGACAAAGGCACGTACTTTGCTACCCATTACTATCTATTAGAATGGAGATCTCATCACGGGGTGGATGCGGCTTTAGGACACATCCGCCGCGGTGCAAGTCTGATGAGCTATGATCCAGGTCTGGTGGTATGGTATGTGGATGAATCCTTTGATAATAACTGGACAGGCGTTCACCCTGGCGACGGATTCCTGGGCGTCGTCGATGCGGATCAGCATGCCATGAACTGGAGCGACAAAGAGATTGCTTCTTCTCGTTACCAAGTTCATGACGCGGCTTTCGGATTGAATAAGACAAATGCCATGTTCTTGGATTACCACGACCTGTTAGGCATTTCGATGAAAGACAATTTCACTGCCCGCAACCCGTTGTTCGATGACCGTGCGGATTTCTCAAACGCAGGTCTGATCGATGCGGGACGCAACATTCCATCAAACGGATTGAAATTCCGCGTGGTGGGTGAAAGCGCGGACGGTTCGGTTGGTAAAGTGTTGATTTTTAAATAATGATATAAAAAAAATGTCGAGAAACCCATCGTTCTTCTAACGGTGGGTTTCCTTTTTGGCGTGCAAGGAAGATGGGGGGTTGTTTAAGGAATCAAACAGCTGTTCAATCCGCCAAACAATTTTGTGTTATTTGTGAATTTTCTGAACATTTTCTATTGACGGACCGTATGCCATCTGTTATTTTTTACACGAGATACATATTGTAGCTAAATTTCACCACATTAACAATCTCGGTTGTTCAACTTGCTAAACTACATTTAGAAAAATGGTGTCATTACGTTAGGGGGGCGGTGTCGAGAAGAGGTGGCCGATGGCCGATCAGGATTTGCAGCTTGTTGCTTGCCAAATATAAGCGGAGGTGCGATGAATGAAAGTGAAAAGCGTAAAATATGTGAGTTTATTAATCGCTTTGTTGCTAGTCTTCCTCACGGCATGCTCTGGTGAATCTTCTACGAATGAACCTTCTACCGACAACAAGTCTACTACGAACGAAACTTCCACGGATTCCTCGAAAGACTTATATGTTATTAAGACCTTCGCAGACAGTTCCATCACAAACAAAATCAAGTTTTTCAGCGACACCACGATTGGTAAAGCGTTTAAAGAAAAATTCAATATGGACTTTGAGCTGGTTCCCTTCCCTTCGGGTGGGGATATTAAACAGAACTGGAGCTTGATGTTAGCCGGCGGCAACTACCCGGAGATCATTTACACCAAGTGCGAATGTCTGGACACGTTCAAAAAATACGTGCAGGCAGGCGCGGTGCTGCCGCTTGATCAGTACGTAGCCAACATGCCTAACTTTAACAGCTTGTATAAAGAAGCCATTCCGTACTGGAAGCATGCTGCGGGAGATGGCAAGCTGTATAACTGGAACGTATCTACTCCGCAAGACAAGTATAACTGGCTGGAGAGCAACGACATCCTCATTCGAGGCGATATTCTCGAAGAGGCGGGATGGCCGGAGCTGTTGACGCCGGATCAATATGTCGACCTGTTGGCAAAGGCAATTAAAGATCATCCGGAAACAAACGGCCAGAAGACGATCGGCATGGTTGGACCGTTCGGCGAGGAATGGGGCATGGCAGGCATAGCTCCGATTCTTTATGAGAAAGGGTACAACGTCCAGGTTGCGAACAGCGCGGTCATTTGGAATCAGAAGGATGAAGTATGGGAGGATATGTTCAAGAACCCTTACGCGAAAGAATCATTCGAATTTTTGAACAAGCTGTACAGAGCCGGCGCGCTGGATGAAGAAAGCTTTACCGACAAGGCTGCTCAATCCTCCGAGAAGATTAAGAGCGGTAGAGCGCTGGCAGCTTGGTATGTCACATGGGAGCAATCCGGCGCAAACAAAGCGCTTGAAATCGCAGGGCATCCGGAGCTTTCTTACGTCAAGCTGCCGATCATGCCGCAGGGAGCGGTTGAT
It includes:
- a CDS encoding type 2 periplasmic-binding domain-containing protein, whose translation is MDFELVPFPSGGDIKQNWSLMLAGGNYPEIIYTKCECLDTFKKYVQAGAVLPLDQYVANMPNFNSLYKEAIPYWKHAAGDGKLYNWNVSTPQDKYNWLESNDILIRGDILEEAGWPELLTPDQYVDLLAKAIKDHPETNGQKTIGMVGPFGEEWGMAGIAPILYEKGYNVQVANSAVIWNQKDEVWEDMFKNPYAKESFEFLNKLYRAGALDEESFTDKAAQSSEKIKSGRALAAWYVTWEQSGANKALEIAGHPELSYVKLPIMPQGAVDKGEKNWTPLQATRPFDWVFLTKNAKDPKRIMEAVEWASSDEGQIMLQSGIEGVHYTMKDGKRYPTDAYLNGIESDPDYGVKEGFGIASFLGLAMINSPKDNTPYNMGNIPEVVDRHLTKREKEIYEAMGWESSQDWWLKNAEAKPVGLAAGIVVDPNSSFGVTEAKLTDFRVKNTPKLIKASSAEDFEKIYNDLLKDYDKMNPQSLVDEYNRMYKEALADLKKFE